The following is a genomic window from Chania multitudinisentens RB-25.
CGCCAGCCCTTTGGCTTTGAGATCGGCAACGATGTTCGGCAGCATAGCGTTGTACAGGCTTTCACCCATCACGTCATCTTCGCTCAGGGTAACATTCAGACGGTCGTAGGTGATCTGGTTCTGCGCCATGGTGATGTCTACCAGTTTACGCCACATCTGCAGGCAGTACTCATCACCTCCTTGCAGTTTCACCACGTAATTACGGGCTTGCAGGGCAAAATCTTCATCTTCGTCGTAGTTTTTCTTCGCTTCACGATAAAACTGCTCAAGATCTGACAGGCCCATATCGCTGGCGTTTTCGTTCTGCATTTTTTCCAGGTAGGCGATCAGCATGCCGAACTGAGTTCCCCAGTCACCGACATGGTTGGCACGGATCACTTTATGCCCCAGGAATTCCTGGGTACGGGCAGCGGCATCACCAATAATAGTGGAACGCAAGTGACCAACGTGCATCTCTTTTGCCACGTTTGGGGCCGAGTAGTCGATCACGATAGTTTGCTGTTCAACGGGGGCGACGCCGAGTTTTGGCGCGCTCAGTACCCAATCGGCCTGGCGGGCAACCCAGCCGCTGTTCAGGAAAATATTGATAAAACCTGGGCCAGCGATTTCCACTTTGTCGGCGATATCACTCAGTTCCAGCCGTTGCACTACATTTTCTGCCAGTTGCCGTGGCGGCATGCCAAGCTTTTTTGCCACGGACATCACACCATTAGCCTGATAATCACCAAATTGTGCTTTTGCTGACTGACGAACTTGAGCTTCACAATCGGCAGGCGCACCTGCGGCAATCAGCGCCTGGCTGACTTTATCTGATAGAAGAGCCTGAATATTCACCGGGTTACCTTAATGCAAACGAGGGGCACGTAGTATGGCCCTCCAGATTCAAAGGTGGTTCTTATAACTGCGCTAGAAACCACAAAACAGCTTGGGATTGTAACTGATTCGATGTGCTACGTCAGTAGTTGACGCGGGCAAGGGCCGTGAAAGACGGTGGCAGAATAGGAGCGATAAAGCTCCAAGGAAACCTAACGTTTTCTATTGCTGCGGCTGGATATTAACATGTTATTCCGGCATGTTTTGTAATGACGATAAATTGAATAGCACGCAATAATTAACAATATAATTGATACACCTAGAAGGATCATAATTATCTACTCAGGATTAAGCATGAATGTAAATTAACGTAATATATCTTTTCGAGCAATTGCGTTTACTAAAATTAGGATATTTCTTGTGTTATTTTGTTTTTTTTAACAATAGAATCATATGGATAATTTTATCCTGTATTGTTTTTCTCAAGATGATGAGGTTCGATACTTATACTGTTAAATTGCATTTTAGTAGAATTACTATACTGTCAAATTAATTAAATTTAATAATATTAATCGCGAAACTATAAGGGAAATAAGGATTGGAATGATTACTGTATCAATATGATGAATACATTTATGCAAAATAGAGCAGCACTTCAAAGAGGCCAATGTCGCTATATCTGACGATTTTTTTACTGGGTTATAGCCCGCGCGGCGTCCGCCGTGTAAATTAGCGCACCTGTCACGTCTATTTAAAGAGGTTGAGGAACCGATGCTCTCTCTGCCGTTGATTGCCGAACTTAACGACTTGGTGCAGGACTTACCTCGCTTTGAGCAGGCACTGCTACAGTTTGCTGAAAAACTGCATCTTGATTTGTCGCAGTTCAGTGCTGACCATATTTCGCTTCGTTGCCATCAAAATAGCACCGCCGAACGTTGGCGGCAGGGCTTGGCGCAATGTGGCACCGTATTGTCAGACGCTATCATCAATGGCCGGCCTATTTATCTGTTTGATCTGGCGGTGCCAATAAAAGTAGGGCCATGGCAGATAGATTGTGTTGAGCTGCCTTATCCCGGTGACAAACGTTATCCCCATGAAGGATGGGAGCATATCGAACTGGTGCTGAGCGGCGATCCGGCCACCCTTTATGCGCGCGCACTGAATTGCTTGGCGGATGAAGCATTGCTGCTGCCGGGAATCAAGCTGAAACAGAGTGCGCCAAAAGGTGAAGGGGAACGCCTGCCTAACCCGACGTTGGCGATCACCGATGGCAATATCACCATCAAGTTCCACCCATATTCGATCCGTGACATTATAGCCAGCGAACGGGCTTAGCTGGCGTTAATCTGCTGAATCGCTTGTGCCATGCGATTCAGTGCCTCAATAAGTAACTCGCGTCGGCAACCAAAGTTAAGGCGTACAAAACGTCGATCACCAAAATCTAACCCAGGGCTCAGGCCAACACCGGCCTGTTCGAAGAAAGCATGGGGATTATCAATGGCTAACTCGCTGCAATCGATCCAGGCCAGATAAGTGGCTTCTACAGGATGCAGATGCAGACCGGGCATCGCGTTAATGCGTTCGATCACCAGATCACGATTGGCCCGTAAGTACTCCAGTTGTTCATCCAGCCAAACCTGCCCGCCGCTGTAAGCCGCTTGAGCGGCAACCAGCGCCAGTATGCCGACTTCTGGCACAATACCCCTGCGTGCGCGGCATAATTGCAGGCGTAACTCATTGTTGGGGATGATGGCCATTGATGCACCCAATCCGGCGAGGTTAAAGGTCTTGGAGGGAGACATCAGCGTGATACTACGCTGCGCAGCATCGTCATTCAGGCTGGCAAAAGGAATATGTTGCAAACCCGGCTCCAGCAACAGATCACAATGGATTTCATCTGAGCAGACGATCAGGTCGTGACGCTGGGCGAATTCGTGCTGCGCCAGTAATTCTTCGTGCCGATAAACGGTGCCACCTGGATTCTGCGGGTTACACAGCATCAGCAAGCGCTCATTGCCTTCAAGCAATCCCTCTGCGCTATTGAGATCCAATATCCAGCGCTGATTCTGGAGTTTCAGCGGAATTTGCCGCTGCGGGCGGCCTGCGGATTTTGCTGCTTTGCGAAAGGGGGGATAAATAGGAGTTGGTGCCAACGTTCCTTGGCCTTCATGGGTAAAAGCACGCACGGATAAATTCAGGCCGCAGACTAGCCCTGGCAGAAAAACCAACCATTCGGGCTTGATGTACCATCTATAGCGCTCTACCATGCGCTGAAGAAAAATCTTGATAAGCTCAGGGGATGGATAACCGTAGCCGAAAACCCCATGTGCGACGCGTTGTTGCAGTGCGTCTATCACTGCAGGAGGTGAAATGAAGTCTGTATCGGCGACCCAGAGTGGGATGATGTCACGCTCACGATATTTATCCCACTTAACGCTGTCACTGTGACTGCGGTCTATCCATTGATCAAAATTGAATGCCATAGTGTTCACCCTGTGCTGGTTTGCTGCATATAACGTAAACCTGTGCGATGGATTTTGTCACTATATACCTGTAATACTTAAAGTTGCAGCGTAAGTGCTATCGCTTGAAAAGCGATAGGTATCACAATTGCTGTAGCCTTTTTAGCCGTTAGCTGGGGAGGAACAATGATAAAATTGGAAGTTTGCTGCTATAGCGTTGATTGTGCGATAACGGCAGAACAGGCGGGGGCCGATCGCATCGAATTATGCGCCAGCCAGAGTGAAGGAGGGTTAACTCCCAGTTATGGTTCACTCTTGCTGGCTTGTGAACGGGTGAAGATCCCGGTTCATCCAATAGTACGCCCACGTGGTGGGGATTTCAGCTATAGCGCGGTCGATTTCGATGTCATAAAAAATGACATTGCCCGTATCCGCGATCTGGGGTTTGCTGGCGTGGTGGTTGGCTTGCTGGATGATGAGGGGCACATTGACCTGGTACGC
Proteins encoded in this region:
- a CDS encoding VOC family protein; protein product: MLSLPLIAELNDLVQDLPRFEQALLQFAEKLHLDLSQFSADHISLRCHQNSTAERWRQGLAQCGTVLSDAIINGRPIYLFDLAVPIKVGPWQIDCVELPYPGDKRYPHEGWEHIELVLSGDPATLYARALNCLADEALLLPGIKLKQSAPKGEGERLPNPTLAITDGNITIKFHPYSIRDIIASERA
- a CDS encoding MalY/PatB family protein, with the protein product MAFNFDQWIDRSHSDSVKWDKYRERDIIPLWVADTDFISPPAVIDALQQRVAHGVFGYGYPSPELIKIFLQRMVERYRWYIKPEWLVFLPGLVCGLNLSVRAFTHEGQGTLAPTPIYPPFRKAAKSAGRPQRQIPLKLQNQRWILDLNSAEGLLEGNERLLMLCNPQNPGGTVYRHEELLAQHEFAQRHDLIVCSDEIHCDLLLEPGLQHIPFASLNDDAAQRSITLMSPSKTFNLAGLGASMAIIPNNELRLQLCRARRGIVPEVGILALVAAQAAYSGGQVWLDEQLEYLRANRDLVIERINAMPGLHLHPVEATYLAWIDCSELAIDNPHAFFEQAGVGLSPGLDFGDRRFVRLNFGCRRELLIEALNRMAQAIQQINAS